The following are encoded together in the Chlorocebus sabaeus isolate Y175 chromosome 20, mChlSab1.0.hap1, whole genome shotgun sequence genome:
- the OR6Y1 gene encoding olfactory receptor 6Y1 has translation MTTIILEVDNRTVTTHFILLGFPTRPAFQLLLFSVFLATYLLTLLENLLIILAIHSDGQLHKPMYFFLSHLSFLEMWYVTVISPKMLVDFLSHDKSISFNGCMTQLYFFVTFVCTEYTLLAVMAFDRYVAICNPLRYPVIMINQLCGTLAGGCWFCGLMTAMIKMVFIAQLHYCGTPQINHYFCDISPLLNVSCEDSSQAELVDFFLALMVIAIPLCVVVASYAAILATILRIPSAQGRQKAFSTCASHLTIVILFYSTTLFTYARPKLMYAYNSNKVVSVLYTVIIPLLNPIIYCLRNRDVKAALRKIIHCRGSGPQRNGVFSS, from the coding sequence ATGACCACCATAATTCTGGAAGTAGATAATCGTACAGTGACAACACATTTCATTCTTCTGGGGTTTCCAACACGACCAGCCTTCCAGCTTCTTCTTTTCTCCGTTTTCCTGGCAACCTACTTGCTGACATTGCTGGAGAATCTTCTTATCATCTTAGCTATCCACAGTGATGGGCAGCTACATAAGCCCATGTACTTCTTCCTGAGCCACCTCTCCTTCCTGGAGATGTGGTATGTCACAGTCATCAGCCCCAAGATGCTTGTTGACTTCCTCAGTCACGACAAGAGTATTTCCTTCAATGGTTGCATGACTCAACTTTACTTTTTTGTGACCTTTGTCTGCACTGAGTACACCCTTCTTGCTGTCATGGCCTTTGACCGCTATGTAGCCATTTGTAATCCACTACGCTACCCAGTCATCATGATCAACCAGCTCTGTGGCACACTGGCTGGAGGATGCTGGTTCTGTGGACTCATGACTGCCATGATTAAGATGGTTTTTATAGCGCAACTTCACTACTGTGGCACGCCTCAGATCAATCACTACTTTTGTGATATCTCTCCACTCCTTAACGTCTCCTGTGAGGACTCCTCACAGGCTGAGCTGGTGGACTTCTTCTTGGCCCTCATGGTCATTGCTATTCCTCTTTGTGTTGTGGTGGCATCCTATGCTGCTATCCTTGCCACCATCCTCAGGATCCCTTCTGCTCAGGGCCGCCAAAAGGCATTCTCCACCTGTGCCTCCCATCTGACCATTGTAATTCTCTTCTATTCCACAACCCTTTTCACCTATGCCCGTCCCAAACTCATGTATGCCTACAATTCCAACAAAGTGGTATCTGTTCTCTACACTGTCATCATTCCACTCCTCAACCCCATCATTTACTGTCTGAGGAATCGTGACGTAAAGGCAGCCCTCAGAAAGATCATACATTGCAGAGGAAGTGGGCCCCAGAGAAATGGGGTTTTCAGTagttaa